In Gigantopelta aegis isolate Gae_Host chromosome 14, Gae_host_genome, whole genome shotgun sequence, the following proteins share a genomic window:
- the LOC121388476 gene encoding cilia- and flagella-associated protein 20, with product MFKNTFQSGFLSILYSIGSKPLQIWDKKVRNGHIKRITDNDIQSLVLEIVGTNVSTTFITCPADPKKTLGIKLPFLVMIIKNLKKYFTFEVQVLDDKNVRRRFRASNYQSTTRVKPFICTMPMRLDDGWNQIQFNLSDFTRRAYGTNYIETLRVQIHANCRIRRVYFSDRLYSEDELPAEFKLYLPVTGKPKA from the exons atgttcaagaaCACATTTCAAAGTGGATTTTTATCAATACTTTACAGCATTGGTAGCAAACCGCTTCAAATTTGGGACAAAAAG GTTCGGAATGGCCACATAAAACGAATTACAGACAACGATATCCAGTCATTAGTGTTAGAAATTGTTGGAACAAATgttag cACAACATTCATCACATGTCCGGCAGATCCAAAGAAAACACTGGGGATAAAGCTCCCCTTCCTGGTTATGATTATCAAAAATTTGAAGAAATATTTCACATTTGAAGTTCAG GTATTAGACGACAAGAACGTGCGGCGGAGATTCCGAGCCAGCAACTACCAGAGTACGACCCGCGTGAAGCCGTTCATCTGCACCATGCCCATGAGGCTGGACGATGGCTGGAATCAAATTCAGTTCAACTTGTCTGACTTCACCCGCAGAGCTTATGGAACAAACTACATTGAAACACTACGAGTGCAG ATTCATGCCAACTGTCGAATTCGTCGAGTGTACTTCTCTGACAGACTATATTCAGAAGACGAATTGCCCGCAGAGTTCAAGTTGTACCTCCCAGTAACCGGCAAACCAAAAGCATAA